From Candidatus Eisenbacteria bacterium, the proteins below share one genomic window:
- a CDS encoding acyl-CoA dehydrogenase family protein, which translates to MALTKDFGFGPDERLVRDQARKFLRDNFGIERLRKLVAADHHEAYESAVQPAPYDKTLWQQMVELGWTGLAVPEAAGGVGMKMIAVATLAEEVGRAALPSPLTATLIATTVLRAAGSTPWLERVAGGEAATLAVTNADGSWEPADTDVTATVADGGIVLDGTAAFVQDARKAQIFIVSAKGKSGVDLYAVPANAPGFTITPDRIVDLTRDQATVSLKQVKIGADAAVTTGGRGPAAIETATPAILTIVAADLCGAAEWQLQTTTEYARTRVQFDHPIGFFQAVKHPIVNMMLAVDRARSLMYAAACAIDHEPGDALRLARMAKAAASDAAAFCSDRSVQLHGGIGFTWECDVHLYFKRQKHNQLLYGDGPYQRAKLASLLDAI; encoded by the coding sequence ATGGCACTGACGAAGGATTTCGGCTTCGGCCCCGACGAGCGCCTGGTGCGCGACCAGGCGCGGAAGTTCCTGCGTGACAACTTCGGCATCGAGCGACTGCGCAAGCTGGTCGCCGCCGACCACCACGAGGCCTATGAGAGCGCCGTCCAGCCAGCGCCGTACGACAAGACCCTCTGGCAGCAGATGGTCGAGCTCGGGTGGACTGGTCTCGCAGTTCCGGAAGCGGCCGGCGGCGTCGGCATGAAGATGATCGCCGTCGCGACGCTCGCCGAAGAGGTGGGCCGCGCCGCCCTGCCCTCGCCGCTGACCGCGACCCTCATCGCCACCACGGTTCTGCGCGCCGCCGGATCGACCCCGTGGCTCGAGCGCGTGGCCGGCGGTGAGGCGGCGACGCTCGCCGTGACGAACGCCGACGGATCCTGGGAGCCCGCCGACACCGACGTCACGGCGACGGTGGCCGACGGCGGCATCGTCCTCGACGGCACCGCCGCGTTCGTGCAGGACGCACGCAAGGCACAGATCTTCATCGTGTCTGCGAAGGGCAAGAGCGGCGTCGACCTCTACGCCGTGCCGGCGAACGCGCCCGGGTTCACCATCACGCCCGACCGCATTGTGGACCTCACGCGCGACCAGGCGACGGTCAGCCTGAAGCAGGTCAAGATCGGCGCCGACGCTGCCGTCACCACCGGCGGCCGCGGTCCGGCCGCGATCGAGACGGCGACACCCGCCATCCTCACCATCGTCGCCGCCGACCTCTGCGGCGCCGCCGAATGGCAGCTCCAGACCACGACCGAGTACGCGCGCACGCGGGTCCAGTTCGACCATCCGATCGGCTTCTTCCAGGCGGTGAAGCATCCCATCGTGAACATGATGCTGGCCGTCGATCGCGCGCGCTCGCTCATGTACGCCGCCGCCTGCGCGATCGACCACGAGCCGGGCGATGCCCTCCGTCTGGCGCGGATGGCCAAGGCCGCGGCCTCCGATGCGGCCGCCTTCTGCTCCGACCGCTCGGTCCAGCTCCACGGCGGCATCGGCTTCACGTGGGAGTGCGACGTCCACCTCTACTTCAAGCGCCAGAAGCACAATCAGCTCCTGTACGGGGACGGACCGTATCAGCGCGCGAAGCTGGCCTCGCTCCTCGACGCCATCTGA
- the clcA gene encoding H(+)/Cl(-) exchange transporter ClcA, translating into MSDRSPEPSSAGDATSRAAEVVQREVRDFVRAHERRRRQLPRAIVVGLLAGITAVAFTRVLAEADDLRTTFIAWAHTLGPWGFAFPVSLAALGAGAAVGLVRRMAPEASGSGIPQLEAVLHHLRPMRGARVLAVKFIGGVLGIGGGLALGREGPTIQMGGALGQLTSQWFRCTPRERQTLIAAGAGAGLAAAFNAPLAGLVFVLEEVQRDFSPTVFTTTLIAAVTADVVTRLLIGQLPVFHVRTESIPPLQVLPVALLVGAAAGLFGVAFNRALVGALDLFQRLGNGLSWASGAVAGAVVGGAGWFVPIALGGGHGLVEQTLAGALALPALAGSFVLRFALTMLSYGSGAPGGIFAPLLVLGSQLGLGVGLLAQHVVPSAVEHPALFAVVGMAAYFTAIVRAPLTGIVLMVEMTGNYSLVLPLLGACLTAYGMADALGDRPVYEALLERDLLRGEPMSNLESALLLELTLAAGAPFEGQRIREIGLPPGCVIVTVSRKTGEHVPTGDFRLEAGDRLTAVVAADAPAAAALLRSGVNGDRR; encoded by the coding sequence ATGAGCGATCGGTCGCCGGAACCGAGCTCCGCTGGCGACGCCACGTCACGGGCAGCCGAGGTGGTCCAGCGCGAGGTGCGCGACTTCGTTCGGGCACACGAGCGGCGGCGCCGCCAGCTCCCTCGCGCGATCGTCGTCGGGTTGCTGGCCGGCATCACGGCGGTCGCCTTCACCCGTGTTCTCGCCGAGGCCGACGATCTCCGGACCACGTTCATCGCCTGGGCCCACACCTTGGGCCCCTGGGGATTCGCCTTCCCCGTCTCGCTGGCGGCGCTCGGCGCCGGCGCAGCCGTTGGCCTCGTACGTCGGATGGCACCGGAGGCCTCCGGTAGCGGCATTCCACAGCTCGAGGCCGTCCTGCATCACCTGCGGCCGATGCGGGGCGCTCGAGTTCTCGCGGTCAAGTTCATCGGCGGGGTGCTGGGGATCGGGGGCGGCCTCGCGCTCGGCCGCGAAGGCCCGACGATCCAGATGGGCGGCGCGCTCGGACAGCTGACCAGTCAGTGGTTCCGGTGTACGCCGCGCGAGCGCCAGACCCTCATCGCCGCCGGAGCCGGCGCCGGGCTCGCCGCGGCCTTCAACGCGCCGCTGGCTGGTCTCGTCTTCGTTCTCGAGGAGGTCCAGCGGGACTTCTCGCCGACCGTGTTCACCACGACGCTGATCGCCGCCGTGACGGCCGATGTCGTCACGCGGCTTCTGATCGGCCAGCTGCCGGTATTCCACGTGCGCACGGAGTCCATTCCCCCGTTGCAGGTCCTGCCCGTGGCGCTGCTCGTCGGAGCCGCTGCCGGTCTGTTCGGCGTCGCATTCAATCGCGCCCTCGTCGGGGCGCTCGACCTGTTCCAGCGGTTGGGCAACGGACTGTCGTGGGCGAGCGGTGCCGTCGCGGGAGCCGTCGTGGGGGGCGCTGGCTGGTTCGTGCCGATCGCGCTCGGCGGCGGACACGGTCTCGTCGAGCAGACGCTGGCGGGTGCGCTCGCCCTCCCGGCGCTGGCGGGGTCCTTCGTGCTCCGCTTCGCCCTCACGATGCTGAGCTACGGCAGCGGCGCGCCGGGTGGCATCTTCGCCCCGCTCCTCGTCCTCGGCTCACAGCTCGGCCTGGGGGTCGGGCTCCTCGCACAGCACGTGGTCCCGAGCGCAGTCGAGCATCCCGCGCTGTTCGCGGTCGTCGGGATGGCGGCCTATTTCACCGCGATCGTGCGCGCTCCACTCACGGGCATCGTCCTGATGGTCGAGATGACGGGCAACTATTCGCTGGTCCTCCCGTTGCTCGGGGCATGCCTCACGGCCTACGGGATGGCGGACGCCCTGGGCGACCGCCCGGTATACGAGGCGCTGCTCGAACGCGACCTTCTCCGCGGCGAGCCCATGTCGAACCTCGAATCGGCGCTGCTGCTCGAGCTGACGCTCGCGGCGGGCGCTCCCTTCGAGGGACAGCGCATCCGCGAGATCGGGCTGCCGCCGGGCTGCGTGATCGTCACCGTCAGCCGCAAGACGGGCGAGCACGTGCCCACGGGCGACTTCCGCCTCGAGGCGGGGGATCGCCTGACGGCCGTCGTCGCCGCCGATGCCCCGGCGGCTGCCGCTCTTCTTCGCTCGGGTGTGAACGGCGACCGCCGCTGA
- a CDS encoding SDR family NAD(P)-dependent oxidoreductase translates to MRRLENRVILVTGAASGIGRATAERLADEGGKLFCVDVQIDAVRELVTAIAARGGEATAQACDVSDERQVAETIAACVDRYGRLDVLCNVAGILRFDHFHDLRTEDWNRVLAVNLTGTFLVCRAALPHLLKTKGNIVNVASTAALAAQPWAAAYAASKGGILALTHTLAIDYVKQGLRVNAVCPGDIQTPIMNAFRLPEGANPKLLRRVMAPMGTGKPEHVAGVIAMLASDDGAFVTGEHIRIDGGTLA, encoded by the coding sequence ATGCGACGTCTCGAGAATCGAGTGATCCTGGTCACGGGTGCCGCCTCCGGCATCGGTCGTGCCACGGCCGAGCGGCTCGCCGACGAGGGCGGCAAGCTCTTCTGCGTCGACGTGCAGATCGACGCCGTGCGCGAGCTGGTCACCGCCATCGCGGCGCGCGGCGGCGAGGCCACGGCCCAGGCCTGCGACGTCAGCGACGAGCGGCAGGTCGCGGAGACGATCGCCGCGTGCGTCGACCGCTACGGCCGCCTCGACGTCCTCTGCAACGTCGCCGGCATCCTGCGCTTCGATCACTTCCACGACCTGCGCACGGAGGACTGGAACCGCGTCCTCGCCGTGAATCTCACGGGGACCTTTCTCGTGTGCCGCGCCGCGCTCCCCCATCTCCTGAAGACGAAGGGCAACATCGTGAACGTGGCGTCGACGGCGGCGCTCGCGGCGCAGCCGTGGGCGGCGGCGTACGCGGCGTCGAAGGGTGGCATCCTCGCCCTCACGCACACGCTCGCGATCGACTACGTGAAGCAGGGCCTGCGCGTGAACGCCGTGTGCCCGGGCGACATCCAGACGCCGATCATGAACGCGTTCCGGCTACCCGAGGGGGCAAACCCGAAGCTCCTGCGGCGCGTGATGGCCCCGATGGGGACGGGCAAGCCCGAGCACGTGGCCGGCGTGATCGCGATGTTGGCCTCGGACGACGGCGCGTTCGTCACCGGCGAGCACATCCGCATCGACGGCGGCACGCTCGCCTGA
- a CDS encoding sulfatase-like hydrolase/transferase codes for MGRKILFITTDQQRYDSLGCNGGRYARTPVVDGWARSGINYRRAYNQNAVCMPARSTMLTGQYVRTHGVYANGVALPGDAPSVAAYLHDKAGYRTALLGKAHFEPNFDPTLRFEENARQARDDFGPWRGFERAIHATHIPAFGKRTVGHYGRWLKRNHPECIDGFAPLLNADGGGDTGAPETKNNPIPREWYHTDWVADRTIEFLDSLGDGEDWFVWMSFPDPHHPWDPPASELHRVPWRDLPLPPGHPGSEEKIRAILAQKPGHWLACWEGRWINMEGGPMNYRPQALSADNIREINAKAHVMNELIDEACGRVVRRIAERGWDADTDVVFTTDHGEMQGDFGFVYKGPFHTDALMRLPLVWRPAPSAKVAPAEVRQPVGQVDLAPTFCAIAGVAPASWMQGRALPTAEDGTRQRVLCEWDSQFPGYGMHLRSIYRDGWLLTTYEPSTAGQPNGLEKTMGDWVLTPSPVVYDGTEGELYNVDDDPHQWRNLWNDSQHRTLRSDLVADLYDHLPEERRPKLAVDAPA; via the coding sequence ATGGGACGCAAGATCCTCTTCATCACCACCGACCAGCAGCGCTACGACTCGCTCGGGTGCAACGGTGGCAGATACGCCCGCACGCCGGTCGTCGACGGCTGGGCACGCAGCGGCATCAACTACCGTCGCGCCTACAACCAGAACGCGGTCTGCATGCCGGCGCGCTCGACCATGCTGACGGGCCAGTACGTGCGCACGCACGGCGTCTACGCGAACGGCGTCGCGCTGCCCGGCGACGCGCCGAGCGTGGCGGCCTACCTCCACGACAAGGCCGGCTATCGCACCGCGCTCCTCGGCAAGGCGCACTTCGAGCCGAACTTCGACCCGACGCTGCGCTTCGAGGAGAACGCGCGCCAGGCGCGCGACGACTTCGGACCGTGGCGCGGCTTCGAGCGCGCGATCCACGCGACCCACATCCCGGCCTTCGGGAAGCGCACCGTCGGCCACTACGGGCGGTGGCTCAAACGGAACCATCCCGAGTGCATCGACGGCTTCGCACCGCTGCTCAACGCCGACGGCGGCGGCGACACGGGCGCGCCCGAGACCAAGAACAACCCCATCCCGCGCGAGTGGTACCACACCGACTGGGTGGCCGATCGCACGATCGAGTTCCTGGACTCGCTCGGCGACGGCGAGGACTGGTTCGTCTGGATGAGCTTTCCGGACCCGCACCACCCCTGGGATCCGCCGGCCTCCGAGCTCCATCGCGTGCCGTGGCGGGACCTGCCGCTGCCGCCCGGACATCCCGGCTCGGAGGAGAAGATCCGGGCGATCCTCGCGCAGAAGCCGGGACACTGGCTCGCGTGCTGGGAGGGCCGGTGGATCAACATGGAGGGCGGGCCGATGAACTATCGGCCGCAGGCGCTCTCCGCCGACAACATCCGCGAGATCAACGCCAAGGCGCACGTCATGAACGAGCTCATCGACGAGGCCTGCGGGCGCGTCGTGCGTCGGATCGCCGAGCGCGGCTGGGACGCCGACACCGACGTCGTCTTCACGACCGACCACGGCGAGATGCAGGGCGACTTCGGCTTCGTCTACAAGGGACCGTTCCACACCGACGCGCTGATGCGGCTACCGCTCGTGTGGCGTCCGGCGCCTTCGGCGAAGGTCGCGCCGGCGGAGGTGCGCCAGCCGGTCGGACAGGTCGATCTGGCGCCGACGTTCTGCGCGATCGCGGGCGTCGCGCCCGCATCGTGGATGCAGGGCCGTGCCCTCCCGACCGCCGAGGACGGCACACGCCAGCGCGTGCTGTGCGAATGGGACAGCCAGTTTCCCGGCTACGGCATGCACCTGCGCTCGATCTACCGCGACGGCTGGTTGCTCACGACCTACGAGCCCAGCACCGCCGGCCAGCCGAACGGTCTCGAGAAGACGATGGGCGACTGGGTGCTGACGCCGTCACCCGTCGTGTACGACGGCACCGAGGGCGAGCTCTACAACGTCGACGACGATCCCCATCAGTGGCGGAACCTCTGGAACGACTCGCAGCACCGGACGCTGCGCTCCGACCTGGTGGCCGATCTGTACGACCATCTGCCCGAGGAGCGCCGTCCGAAGCTCGCGGTCGACGCGCCGGCCTGA